One segment of Streptomyces sp. YIM 121038 DNA contains the following:
- a CDS encoding DoxX family protein, protein MVHGMRTDTHTGYARRTGWRDTATRYALLPLRIFLGVTFIYAGLDKLTDSAFMKESGAGSIGEQMHNIRDISALPELVDLALKSPVGFGYAIALGELAVGIGTLIGLLARVAALGGALISLSLWLTMSWSAEPYYYGNDLAYLMAWLPLVLAGASFLSVDAWIAQRRDASGLRLR, encoded by the coding sequence ATGGTTCACGGCATGCGCACGGACACCCACACCGGCTATGCCCGGCGGACCGGCTGGCGGGACACCGCCACCCGCTACGCCCTGCTCCCGTTGAGGATCTTCCTCGGAGTCACCTTCATCTACGCGGGCCTGGACAAGCTCACCGACAGCGCCTTCATGAAGGAGAGCGGCGCCGGCTCGATCGGCGAGCAGATGCACAACATCCGCGACATCTCCGCCCTCCCCGAACTCGTCGACCTCGCCCTGAAGAGCCCCGTCGGCTTCGGCTACGCCATCGCCCTCGGTGAACTGGCCGTCGGCATCGGCACCCTGATCGGCCTGCTCGCCCGGGTCGCCGCGCTCGGCGGCGCGCTGATCTCGCTCAGCCTCTGGCTGACCATGAGCTGGTCCGCCGAGCCCTACTACTACGGCAACGACCTCGCCTATCTGATGGCCTGGCTGCCTCTCGTGCTCGCCGGGGCGTCCTTCCTCTCCGTCGACGCCTGGATCGCCCAACGCCGCGATGCCTCCGGGCTACGGCTGCGCTAG
- a CDS encoding PspC domain-containing protein gives MTDQQPAPGPQAPPRDHPSATAEVPGDPEVARERKFRRDPRHRKLGGVCAGLGRHCDMDPVIFRIGLAVLAVTSGLGLVFYGFAWLLIPYEGEEENEARRLLTARVDGHALTAVLFALVGCGVFLTLIGNSGALTFAAVLGVLLAGAGYWSRQRGTPDPDPAAAQAVADAPPETKAPPVTGAPSWWRTPAGEEGPPKYFWGPEPVAVEYQPPPGHTSAWGAPPLDKEPPGRRGPRWIGGWVFLAALLAAGLGTSLTWEDQPLGTSLETGFACALGVLGLGIAISSFLGRTGAGSLVLAVITAALVATSAALPKNITADWIRKDWTPATASDIRPRYELGTGVATLDLSRVDLRKDQTVRTRAEVGAGKLKVIVPEDTKVDVRIEVGVGDIQLPSDDSQDVDIAPGKQKTVTLDPPAGVKGEGTLDLRLEVGVGQAEVARAAS, from the coding sequence ATGACAGATCAGCAGCCCGCGCCGGGTCCACAGGCCCCGCCGCGCGATCATCCGTCCGCGACGGCCGAGGTGCCGGGCGATCCGGAGGTCGCGCGCGAGCGGAAGTTCCGCCGCGACCCCCGGCACCGCAAGCTGGGCGGCGTGTGCGCGGGCCTCGGCCGGCACTGCGACATGGACCCGGTGATCTTCCGCATCGGCCTGGCCGTGCTCGCGGTCACCAGCGGTCTCGGCCTGGTCTTCTACGGCTTCGCCTGGCTGCTCATCCCTTACGAGGGAGAGGAGGAGAACGAGGCGCGACGGCTGCTGACCGCCCGCGTGGACGGCCACGCCCTGACCGCCGTCCTCTTCGCCCTCGTCGGCTGCGGCGTGTTCCTGACCTTGATCGGCAACAGCGGGGCGCTGACCTTCGCCGCCGTCCTCGGCGTCCTCCTCGCGGGCGCGGGGTACTGGTCGCGCCAGCGCGGCACCCCGGACCCGGACCCCGCGGCCGCCCAGGCCGTCGCGGACGCCCCGCCGGAGACGAAGGCGCCGCCCGTGACCGGGGCCCCGTCCTGGTGGCGCACCCCCGCCGGCGAGGAGGGCCCGCCGAAGTACTTCTGGGGCCCCGAGCCGGTCGCGGTGGAGTATCAGCCGCCCCCGGGGCACACCTCGGCGTGGGGTGCGCCTCCCTTGGACAAGGAGCCGCCGGGGCGCCGCGGGCCGCGCTGGATCGGTGGCTGGGTGTTTCTGGCCGCCCTGCTCGCGGCCGGCCTCGGCACGAGCCTGACCTGGGAGGACCAGCCGCTGGGCACCAGCCTGGAGACCGGGTTCGCCTGTGCGCTCGGCGTGCTCGGCCTCGGCATCGCGATCAGCTCGTTCCTGGGGCGCACGGGTGCGGGCTCCCTCGTGCTCGCGGTGATCACCGCCGCCCTCGTCGCCACCTCCGCGGCCCTGCCGAAGAACATCACGGCGGACTGGATACGCAAGGACTGGACCCCGGCCACGGCCTCGGACATCCGCCCTCGGTACGAGCTGGGGACGGGCGTCGCCACCCTGGATCTGAGCCGGGTCGACCTCCGCAAGGACCAGACGGTGCGCACGCGGGCGGAGGTGGGCGCCGGAAAGCTGAAGGTGATCGTGCCGGAGGACACCAAGGTGGACGTGAGGATCGAGGTGGGTGTCGGCGACATCCAGCTGCCGAGCGACGACAGCCAGGACGTGGACATCGCCCCCGGCAAGCAGAAGACGGTGACGTTGGACCCGCCCGCGGGCGTCAAGGGCGAAGGCACGCTCGACCTGCGGCTCGAGGTCGGCGTCGGGCAGGCGGAGGTGGCACGTGCTGCGTCATGA
- a CDS encoding PspC domain-containing protein produces the protein MPDAAAVPIEDERPLRKLYRSGEGRLLGGVARGLAGHLGLPVIWVRLIFIGLFTANGLGALLYAAFWFFVPLGVGGVAAQRAAVVTTETAADGRRRLVARKPDKGQIVALLAMLAVAMVFVGSVDLGGPTKAYLWPTLLVAAGVALVWRQADNARRARWMEVGRKRRTLTIARTAAGVLLVGVGVSGIFVLRGSASDLGAALQAALAVLVGIALLAGPYLVRMTQDLSEERLMRIRAQERAEVAAHVHDSVLHTLTLIQRNADSPGEVRRLARAQERDLRAWLYKPEGTGKEEAEEPDTLAEAVRRNAAEVEDKHGVPIEVVVVGDCPLDERLTAQMQAAREAMVNAAKYGGEGGAVQVFAEVEGETVFVSVRDRGPGFDLDAVPDDRMGVRESIIGRMQRNGGTARLRTVPGGGTEVELEMERTAAT, from the coding sequence ATGCCAGACGCCGCAGCTGTACCCATCGAAGACGAGCGGCCGCTGCGGAAGCTCTATCGCAGCGGTGAGGGCCGCCTGCTCGGCGGGGTCGCGCGCGGCCTCGCGGGCCACCTCGGCCTGCCCGTCATCTGGGTCCGGCTCATCTTCATCGGCCTCTTCACGGCGAACGGCCTCGGTGCCCTGCTCTACGCGGCGTTCTGGTTCTTCGTGCCGCTCGGCGTCGGCGGCGTCGCCGCCCAGCGCGCCGCCGTGGTCACCACGGAGACGGCGGCGGACGGCCGCCGCAGACTCGTCGCCCGCAAGCCGGACAAGGGCCAGATCGTCGCGCTCCTCGCGATGCTCGCCGTCGCCATGGTCTTCGTCGGCAGCGTGGACCTCGGCGGCCCGACGAAGGCGTATCTCTGGCCGACCCTGCTCGTCGCCGCCGGTGTCGCCCTCGTCTGGCGCCAGGCGGACAACGCCCGGCGGGCCCGTTGGATGGAGGTCGGCCGCAAGCGCCGCACCCTGACGATCGCCCGGACCGCGGCCGGTGTGCTCCTCGTCGGCGTCGGCGTGTCCGGCATCTTCGTGCTGCGCGGCTCCGCGTCCGACCTGGGCGCGGCCCTGCAGGCGGCGCTCGCCGTGCTCGTCGGCATAGCGCTGCTCGCGGGCCCCTATCTCGTACGGATGACACAGGACCTCTCCGAGGAGCGGCTGATGCGCATCCGTGCCCAGGAGCGCGCCGAGGTCGCCGCCCACGTGCACGACTCGGTGCTCCACACCCTGACGCTCATCCAGCGCAACGCGGACAGTCCCGGTGAGGTCCGCCGCCTCGCCCGCGCGCAGGAGCGCGACCTGCGCGCCTGGCTGTACAAGCCGGAGGGCACCGGCAAGGAGGAGGCGGAGGAGCCCGACACCCTCGCCGAGGCGGTCCGGCGCAACGCCGCGGAGGTCGAGGACAAGCACGGCGTCCCCATCGAGGTCGTCGTCGTCGGCGACTGTCCGCTCGACGAGCGCCTGACGGCACAGATGCAGGCCGCGAGAGAAGCGATGGTGAACGCCGCCAAGTACGGTGGCGAGGGCGGCGCGGTGCAGGTCTTCGCCGAGGTCGAGGGGGAGACGGTCTTCGTGTCCGTCCGCGACCGCGGCCCGGGCTTCGACCTGGACGCGGTACCGGACGACCGCATGGGCGTACGAGAATCGATCATCGGCCGCATGCAGCGCAACGGCGGTACGGCGCGGCTGCGCACGGTGCCGGGCGGCGGCACGGAAGTCGAGCTGGAGATGGAGAGGACGGCGGCGACATGA
- a CDS encoding response regulator transcription factor has product MSDATEASGPVDPAAGAAEAGTGAARRVKVVLVDDHRMFRTGVQAEIGQTERTGVEVVGEAADVDQAVTVITATRPEVVLLDVHLPGGGGVEVLRRCAPLMADAESPVRFLALSVSDAAEDVIGVIRGGARGYVTKTITGTDLVDSIFRVQEGDAVFSPRLAGFVLDAFASTDAAPVDEDLDRLTQREREVLRLIARGYAYKEIAKQLYISVKTVESHVSAVLRKLQLSNRHELTRWATARRLV; this is encoded by the coding sequence ATGAGCGACGCGACCGAAGCGAGCGGGCCCGTGGATCCGGCCGCCGGGGCAGCGGAGGCCGGGACCGGCGCCGCACGGCGGGTGAAGGTCGTCCTGGTCGACGACCACCGGATGTTCCGCACGGGAGTGCAGGCGGAGATCGGCCAGACCGAGCGCACGGGGGTCGAGGTCGTCGGCGAGGCCGCGGACGTCGACCAGGCGGTCACCGTGATCACGGCGACCCGGCCCGAGGTCGTGCTGCTCGACGTGCACCTGCCGGGCGGCGGCGGGGTGGAAGTCCTGCGCCGCTGCGCGCCGTTGATGGCGGACGCGGAGAGCCCGGTGCGGTTCCTCGCGCTGTCCGTCTCGGACGCCGCCGAGGACGTCATCGGCGTCATCCGGGGCGGTGCCCGCGGCTATGTCACCAAGACCATCACCGGCACCGACCTGGTCGACTCGATCTTCCGGGTGCAGGAGGGCGACGCGGTGTTCTCGCCGCGCCTCGCCGGGTTCGTCCTGGACGCCTTCGCCTCGACGGACGCGGCGCCGGTCGACGAGGACCTGGACCGCCTCACCCAGCGCGAGCGCGAGGTCCTGCGCCTCATCGCGCGCGGGTACGCGTACAAGGAGATCGCCAAGCAGCTGTACATCTCCGTGAAGACGGTCGAGTCGCATGTGTCGGCGGTCCTGAGGAAGCTCCAGCTGTCGAACCGGCACGAGCTGACGAGGTGGGCGACGGCCCGGCGACTCGTCTGA
- a CDS encoding C40 family peptidase, giving the protein MAQHRKPKQRSLSGHTARTAATLALASAATATAFEGTGHAEPRLTPGEVQAKVDRLYREAEVATEKYNGAKEKADRAEESLRDLRDEAARKTERLNSARQGLGSLATAQYRAGAVDPSVQLALSADPDAFLDRATRADRAGRRQAAEVADVRRQVRELDQLHTEADDTLGDLKSRQADLRKHKKTVTGKLGEAKRLLARLTADERARLARAERGEDGPGTADSDGSDGSDGSGRASRDDARGAAPAGAVKAPDSRAAKAVSYAYKALGSPYVWGATGPNAFDCSGLTQAAYRAAGVSLPRTTYAQIDAGRRVGRSELQPGDLVFFYSGISHVGLYVGNGQMIHAPNPSAPVRLAPIDQMPFAGATRVA; this is encoded by the coding sequence GTGGCACAGCACCGCAAGCCGAAGCAGCGCTCGCTCAGCGGCCATACGGCCCGTACCGCCGCCACCCTCGCCCTCGCGTCGGCCGCCACGGCGACCGCCTTCGAGGGCACCGGACACGCCGAACCGCGGCTCACCCCCGGTGAGGTGCAGGCCAAGGTCGACAGGCTCTACCGCGAGGCCGAGGTCGCCACCGAGAAGTACAACGGCGCCAAGGAGAAGGCCGACCGGGCCGAGGAGTCCCTGCGGGACCTGCGCGACGAGGCCGCCCGCAAGACGGAGCGGCTCAACTCGGCGCGCCAAGGGCTGGGCTCACTGGCCACCGCCCAGTACCGCGCCGGAGCCGTCGACCCGTCCGTCCAGCTCGCGCTCTCCGCCGACCCGGACGCCTTCCTCGACCGGGCCACCCGCGCCGACCGCGCGGGCCGCCGCCAGGCCGCCGAGGTCGCCGACGTACGGCGCCAGGTCAGGGAGCTCGACCAGCTCCACACCGAGGCCGACGACACTCTCGGGGACCTCAAGTCCCGCCAGGCGGACCTGAGGAAGCACAAGAAGACCGTGACCGGCAAGCTCGGCGAGGCCAAGCGGCTGCTCGCCCGGCTGACCGCCGACGAACGGGCGCGCCTCGCCCGCGCCGAGCGCGGCGAAGACGGCCCCGGCACAGCGGACTCGGACGGCTCGGACGGCTCCGACGGCTCCGGCCGGGCCTCCCGGGACGACGCACGTGGCGCGGCCCCGGCGGGCGCCGTGAAGGCCCCCGACTCCCGCGCCGCGAAGGCCGTCTCGTACGCCTACAAGGCGCTCGGCAGCCCCTACGTCTGGGGCGCCACGGGCCCGAACGCCTTCGACTGCTCCGGCCTCACCCAGGCCGCCTACCGCGCGGCGGGCGTCTCCCTGCCGCGCACGACCTACGCCCAGATCGACGCGGGCCGCCGCGTCGGACGCTCCGAACTCCAGCCGGGCGACCTGGTGTTCTTCTACTCCGGCATCAGCCACGTCGGCCTCTACGTGGGCAACGGCCAGATGATCCACGCCCCCAACCCCAGCGCTCCGGTCCGGCTGGCCCCCATCGACCAGATGCCGTTCGCGGGGGCCACACGGGTGGCGTGA
- a CDS encoding C40 family peptidase has translation MASHRKPRTRSPLARSAPALGITTAALTSVALLSQSANAAPSAPAEPTRPAEPSLEEVQKKVDDLYHQAGVATQKYNSAKERTDKQRKHVDKLLDDVAERTDDLNEARRQLGSFAAAQYRTGAVSETAALMLADDPKGFFDQNHLADRLTNRQKKAVDDYQTRQVAATKQRARATKGLKTLSDSRDELKSSKRTVQTKLGEARTLLSKLTAEEKARLAAIEKRKEEAARRKAAELARKQAEEERKRKAEEARKEREQGSGGGSGTGAGSGAGTGSGSGTGSGSGSGSDSDSGSGSGSGSGSGSTDGGYAAKAEKVIGFAEKQIGKPYVWGATGPGSYDCSGLTRAAWKTAGISLPRTTWDQVKVGTTVPTSSAKRGDLVFFYDDISHVGIYIGNGKMIHAPKPGANVRVESIYYMPIHSVVRPA, from the coding sequence TTGGCGTCGCACCGCAAGCCGCGCACCCGCTCCCCCCTGGCACGCAGCGCCCCCGCACTCGGCATCACGACGGCCGCGCTGACCTCCGTAGCGCTCCTGTCACAGAGCGCGAACGCGGCACCGTCCGCTCCCGCGGAGCCCACCAGGCCCGCCGAACCGAGTCTCGAAGAGGTCCAGAAGAAGGTCGACGACCTCTACCACCAGGCGGGCGTGGCCACCCAGAAGTACAACTCGGCGAAGGAGCGCACCGACAAGCAGCGCAAGCACGTCGACAAGCTCCTGGACGACGTCGCCGAGCGCACGGACGACCTGAACGAGGCCCGTCGGCAGCTCGGCTCCTTCGCGGCCGCCCAGTACCGCACCGGCGCCGTCTCCGAGACCGCCGCCCTGATGCTCGCCGACGACCCGAAGGGCTTCTTCGACCAGAACCACCTCGCGGACCGGCTCACCAACCGCCAGAAGAAGGCGGTCGACGACTACCAGACGCGGCAGGTGGCGGCCACCAAGCAGCGCGCGAGGGCCACGAAGGGCCTGAAGACGCTCAGCGACTCCCGCGACGAGCTGAAGTCGAGCAAGCGGACCGTCCAGACCAAGCTCGGCGAGGCCCGCACCCTCCTGTCGAAGCTGACCGCCGAGGAGAAGGCGCGGCTCGCCGCGATCGAGAAGCGGAAGGAGGAGGCGGCCCGGCGCAAGGCCGCCGAGCTGGCGCGCAAACAGGCCGAGGAGGAGCGCAAGCGGAAGGCGGAGGAGGCCCGGAAGGAGCGGGAGCAGGGCTCCGGCGGCGGCTCGGGGACGGGGGCCGGGTCGGGTGCCGGTACCGGGTCCGGCTCCGGTACCGGCTCGGGATCGGGTTCCGGCTCCGACTCTGACTCCGGTTCGGGCTCCGGTTCCGGTTCGGGCTCCGGAAGCACGGACGGCGGGTACGCCGCGAAGGCCGAGAAGGTGATCGGCTTCGCCGAGAAGCAGATCGGCAAGCCCTACGTATGGGGCGCCACGGGCCCCGGCTCCTACGACTGCTCCGGGCTGACGCGGGCCGCGTGGAAGACCGCCGGGATCTCACTGCCCCGCACCACCTGGGACCAGGTGAAGGTCGGCACGACGGTGCCCACGTCCAGCGCCAAACGCGGTGACCTGGTCTTCTTCTACGACGACATCAGCCACGTAGGGATCTACATAGGCAACGGCAAGATGATCCACGCCCCCAAGCCGGGCGCGAACGTACGCGTCGAGTCGATCTACTACATGCCGATCCACAGCGTGGTCCGGCCCGCCTGA